In a single window of the Tellurirhabdus bombi genome:
- a CDS encoding NAD-dependent epimerase/dehydratase family protein, giving the protein MKRETILVIGANGQIGTALLPRLQEAFGFNHVIAADLRHPKQEQGRFELLDATKIDELATLVQRNRVTQIYHLAAVLSAKGETDPLWAWNLNMQTLLNVLEVSRQQGVKKLFAPSSIAVFGEQAPKLETPQTTALDPATVYGISKVAAENWSLYYHKRYGLDIRSLRYPGVISYQSMPGGGTTDYAVAIFHEAVQGNSYDCFLAADTLLPMIYMDDALRATLELMEAPADQISVRTSYNLAGMSFTPAELTASIQTYFPHFITNYKPDFRQGIADSWPKTIDDSVARQDWGWKPAYNLPRMTEEMISQLSAIYQPLVQTH; this is encoded by the coding sequence ATGAAGCGCGAAACCATTTTAGTCATTGGTGCTAACGGGCAAATCGGCACGGCACTTCTGCCCAGACTCCAGGAAGCTTTCGGCTTTAACCACGTCATTGCGGCCGACTTAAGGCATCCTAAACAGGAACAGGGACGGTTTGAGTTACTTGATGCAACCAAAATCGACGAACTGGCTACCCTTGTTCAACGTAATCGGGTTACTCAAATCTATCATTTAGCCGCAGTCCTGTCTGCCAAAGGCGAAACCGACCCACTGTGGGCGTGGAACCTGAACATGCAAACGCTGCTTAACGTCCTGGAAGTATCCCGGCAACAGGGAGTAAAAAAATTGTTTGCTCCTAGTTCAATCGCGGTTTTTGGCGAACAGGCTCCGAAACTCGAAACCCCACAAACCACCGCTCTGGACCCAGCCACGGTCTACGGAATCAGCAAGGTGGCCGCCGAAAACTGGTCGTTGTATTACCACAAACGTTACGGGCTGGATATTCGCTCGCTGCGGTATCCGGGCGTTATCAGCTACCAGTCCATGCCCGGCGGCGGTACGACCGATTATGCCGTGGCCATTTTTCACGAAGCGGTTCAGGGCAATTCGTACGACTGTTTTCTGGCGGCTGACACCCTGCTGCCCATGATTTACATGGACGATGCTCTACGCGCCACGCTGGAACTGATGGAAGCTCCCGCAGACCAGATTAGCGTTCGTACGTCGTATAATTTAGCCGGTATGAGCTTTACGCCTGCCGAGCTAACTGCTTCGATTCAAACCTATTTCCCCCACTTCATCACCAACTATAAACCGGATTTCCGGCAGGGAATTGCAGATTCGTGGCCCAAAACCATCGACGATTCTGTTGCCCGACAGGATTGGGGCTGGAAACCCGCCTACAATTTGCCCCGCATGACGGAGGAAATGATTTCCCAGCTTTCAGCCATCTATCAACCGCTTGTCCAAACGCACTAA
- a CDS encoding LacI family DNA-binding transcriptional regulator, which translates to MKEVVTIKEIARQLNVSPSTVSRALQNHPRISIQTREAIRALAEKLKYLPSTTARNLQRGKTGVIGVVLPKAGENFFADVINGVEELAFAHQFTVALYQSHDHFEREKQILNVLASNRVDGVLLSVAAETAQFDHIQELIDRQIPVVLFDRIPPNLAAHQVSCNIERGAYEATKWLAQRGYQRIAFLNGPHALVASEERYRGYITALLEEGLPVENALIKRVDLTTEDAFLKMNQLLNGETRPDAVLAFNEYVALDAMQACRLNGLSVNRDIAFVSFANIGWNKYLEHPPLASVEQHPQKIGYKAAEILLRVISGEIAPTDLQKIILEPELIIRG; encoded by the coding sequence ATGAAAGAAGTCGTTACGATCAAGGAAATTGCCCGCCAGTTAAACGTGTCACCGTCTACGGTTTCCCGTGCGTTGCAGAATCATCCGCGCATCAGCATCCAGACCCGGGAGGCCATCCGTGCTTTGGCGGAAAAGCTAAAATACCTGCCGAGCACTACCGCCCGTAACCTGCAACGGGGAAAAACGGGGGTCATTGGGGTGGTTCTGCCTAAAGCCGGAGAGAATTTTTTTGCGGATGTGATCAACGGTGTAGAAGAGTTGGCTTTTGCCCACCAGTTTACCGTGGCGCTGTATCAATCGCACGATCATTTTGAGCGGGAAAAACAAATTCTGAACGTACTGGCTTCCAATCGGGTCGATGGCGTGTTACTGTCAGTTGCCGCCGAAACAGCGCAATTTGACCACATTCAGGAATTGATTGATCGCCAGATTCCCGTGGTGCTTTTTGATCGGATTCCGCCGAACCTGGCGGCGCATCAGGTGAGTTGCAACATCGAGCGAGGGGCTTACGAAGCGACCAAGTGGCTGGCCCAGCGCGGCTACCAACGAATTGCCTTTTTAAATGGCCCCCACGCGCTGGTGGCTAGTGAAGAACGCTACCGGGGCTATATTACGGCATTACTCGAAGAAGGTCTGCCCGTCGAAAATGCACTGATCAAACGAGTTGACCTGACAACGGAGGACGCATTTTTAAAGATGAACCAGTTACTGAACGGCGAAACGCGTCCTGATGCGGTGCTGGCCTTTAACGAATACGTAGCTTTGGATGCCATGCAGGCGTGCCGTCTGAACGGACTATCGGTCAATCGGGATATTGCTTTTGTCAGTTTCGCCAATATAGGCTGGAACAAGTATCTGGAGCACCCGCCGCTGGCTTCGGTTGAGCAGCACCCCCAGAAAATAGGCTATAAAGCAGCGGAGATTTTGTTGCGGGTTATTAGCGGCGAAATAGCACCCACCGATTTGCAGAAGATCATTCTGGAGCCGGAGTTGATTATCAGAGGATAA
- a CDS encoding right-handed parallel beta-helix repeat-containing protein yields the protein MNKFAAFCLSLLFFLSGAFVFAETIYVSPTGNDANPGTLKKPLASLQGARDKVRSLRQGNTKAKAMKVVVLGGDYFMTEPLRLSAEDGGTAEAPIVYTARKGDHPVFYGGFPISEFEKVNDSLWKASVPGGQTFEQLFVNGQRAIRAQYPNQGFYQPKAISETAIRQGEGRVADSATQKISLHPEQVSLLAKLSRKEIDEAVFTFYHNWDNTRKRPLRFSVQDSAVYITGHGMKPWNKLTPNTLFTIENVKSALDAPGEWYLDKAGVLFYHPRPGESLANVSCFAPYLEQFLIIQGTESQRVENLIFENLSFQISGYSMPPTGNEPMQAAAAIEATIMVDYASQIQFVNCEIAHTGSNGIWFRNACSEGKVEHCYLHDLGAGAVKIGPIQAPKQEVNLTKNITVNNNIFHSGGHVLPCAVALIIFNASDNILTHNDIGDFRYSGISVGWVWGYGSSPTKRNKIEFNHIHHLGWGVLSDMGGVYTLGLSEGTSVSNNLIHHIYSYTYGGWGLYTDEGSTGITMENNLVYACKSSGFHQHYGKNNVIRNNIFANQLRAQLEATRVEDHNSFTFTNNIIYYGKGFLVGNRWDKVNFTADYNCYWNTSGLTNKVAKMSFEEWQASGKDKNSVIADPTFVDPAHFDFQPKNHSVLKAINFKPFNYEKAGVYGNRDWKDKALFDPVLAQKFDQTVAELEEKAAK from the coding sequence ATGAACAAATTCGCTGCCTTTTGCCTTAGCTTGCTCTTCTTTCTAAGTGGGGCTTTTGTTTTTGCCGAGACAATCTATGTTTCGCCCACCGGCAATGACGCCAATCCGGGAACCTTAAAAAAGCCCCTGGCTTCGTTGCAGGGCGCGCGCGATAAAGTGCGTTCGCTGCGACAAGGAAATACCAAGGCAAAAGCAATGAAAGTAGTGGTGCTAGGAGGCGATTATTTCATGACGGAACCGTTGCGGCTAAGCGCGGAGGACGGTGGCACGGCTGAAGCTCCCATTGTTTATACTGCCCGGAAAGGCGACCACCCGGTTTTTTACGGGGGCTTTCCAATCAGTGAATTTGAAAAAGTGAATGATAGCCTTTGGAAAGCGTCGGTGCCGGGCGGGCAGACCTTTGAGCAATTGTTTGTCAATGGGCAGCGGGCGATTCGAGCGCAATATCCAAATCAGGGCTTCTATCAGCCAAAAGCCATTTCCGAAACAGCTATTCGACAGGGTGAAGGACGAGTGGCCGACTCGGCTACCCAAAAGATTAGTTTGCATCCAGAGCAGGTATCTTTGCTGGCTAAACTGTCCCGAAAAGAGATTGATGAGGCTGTTTTTACGTTTTACCATAATTGGGATAACACCCGAAAAAGACCTCTTCGTTTTAGCGTCCAGGATTCGGCTGTTTACATCACTGGCCACGGAATGAAGCCCTGGAACAAGCTAACACCCAACACCCTTTTCACGATTGAAAACGTGAAATCCGCCTTGGACGCGCCTGGCGAGTGGTATCTGGACAAGGCAGGTGTTTTGTTTTATCATCCCCGGCCCGGCGAATCGCTGGCGAATGTAAGCTGCTTTGCGCCGTATCTTGAGCAATTTCTAATTATCCAGGGAACAGAGAGCCAACGCGTTGAAAACCTGATTTTCGAGAATCTTTCCTTCCAGATTTCGGGCTATAGCATGCCGCCTACCGGCAATGAACCCATGCAGGCCGCCGCTGCCATTGAGGCGACGATTATGGTTGATTACGCCAGTCAAATTCAGTTTGTGAACTGCGAAATTGCGCATACTGGTTCCAATGGAATCTGGTTTAGAAACGCCTGTTCGGAGGGGAAAGTGGAACACTGCTACCTACACGATCTAGGAGCGGGGGCGGTGAAAATCGGCCCGATTCAAGCGCCTAAACAAGAGGTTAACCTGACGAAAAACATCACGGTGAACAACAATATTTTCCACTCGGGAGGGCATGTCCTTCCCTGCGCCGTAGCCTTAATTATTTTCAATGCGAGTGATAACATATTGACCCATAATGACATTGGTGACTTTCGGTATTCAGGAATCTCAGTAGGGTGGGTATGGGGGTATGGCTCCAGCCCGACTAAGCGGAATAAAATTGAGTTCAACCACATACACCATCTGGGGTGGGGTGTTCTGAGCGATATGGGCGGTGTTTATACGCTGGGCTTATCAGAGGGTACTTCCGTGAGCAATAACCTGATTCATCATATTTATTCGTATACCTACGGTGGCTGGGGACTTTACACGGACGAGGGATCGACGGGGATTACAATGGAAAATAATCTGGTTTATGCCTGTAAAAGCTCCGGATTTCACCAGCATTACGGCAAAAACAACGTGATTCGTAATAACATTTTTGCCAACCAGCTTCGGGCTCAATTGGAAGCAACGCGGGTAGAAGACCACAACTCGTTTACCTTTACGAATAACATTATTTATTACGGCAAAGGTTTTTTGGTGGGCAATCGCTGGGATAAGGTCAATTTTACAGCGGATTATAATTGTTACTGGAATACCAGCGGTTTGACCAATAAAGTGGCAAAAATGTCGTTCGAGGAATGGCAAGCGAGTGGAAAAGATAAAAACTCCGTGATCGCGGATCCAACGTTTGTGGATCCGGCCCATTTTGATTTTCAACCTAAAAATCACTCCGTCTTGAAAGCTATAAATTTCAAGCCGTTCAACTACGAGAAGGCGGGGGTCTACGGAAACCGCGACTGGAAAGACAAAGCTCTTTTTGATCCGGTTCTCGCGCAAAAATTTGACCAAACCGTGGCAGAACTGGAAGAAAAAGCGGCTAAGTGA
- a CDS encoding nuclear transport factor 2 family protein gives MQQSEINKSLIRDFYRRAVGQGDIAFAQEIIAEDYIQHSPGIKPGKAGILEALHAMKQMPKPAAPTKPFMRLIAEGDYVVTNLSFDWGEKQKAVVDVFRFQHGKVAEHWDAIQDQPETTLNGHPLLDGALEIEDLALTVENKQLVQSFYQQVFVDREVSGLADFVTADLVQHKPEIENGLGGLKAYIRQEAPLFSVEKVNRIIAEGNFVVVQAEVKSTKSRGLLFDIFRLRNRKIVEQWSIQQILPD, from the coding sequence ATGCAGCAGTCAGAAATCAATAAATCGCTCATCCGTGATTTTTATCGGAGAGCCGTAGGGCAGGGCGACATTGCCTTTGCTCAGGAAATAATTGCCGAGGATTACATTCAGCACAGTCCGGGCATAAAGCCGGGAAAAGCCGGTATTTTGGAGGCACTTCACGCCATGAAACAGATGCCCAAACCAGCCGCGCCAACAAAGCCTTTCATGCGCTTGATTGCCGAAGGCGATTATGTGGTAACGAATCTCAGCTTTGATTGGGGCGAAAAACAAAAGGCGGTAGTCGATGTCTTCCGTTTTCAGCATGGAAAAGTGGCTGAGCACTGGGATGCCATCCAGGATCAACCCGAAACGACGTTAAATGGCCATCCCTTGCTGGATGGAGCGCTGGAAATTGAGGATTTAGCTTTAACGGTGGAAAATAAGCAGCTTGTGCAGTCCTTTTACCAGCAGGTATTCGTTGATCGGGAGGTTAGCGGGCTAGCTGATTTTGTCACCGCTGATCTGGTGCAACATAAACCCGAAATCGAGAATGGACTGGGAGGGTTAAAGGCGTACATCAGGCAGGAAGCGCCTTTGTTTTCGGTCGAAAAAGTCAACCGGATTATTGCTGAGGGTAATTTTGTGGTGGTTCAGGCGGAAGTGAAGTCAACAAAGAGCCGAGGTCTGCTTTTCGATATTTTTCGGTTGCGTAATCGGAAGATTGTGGAACAGTGGAGTATACAACAAATCTTACCTGATTAA
- the kbl gene encoding glycine C-acetyltransferase: protein MYGTIQEELRQELDAIKEAGLYKSERIIVSPQSSVIAIHDGREVLNFCANNYLGLSSHPAVIEAAHQTLNSHGFGMSSVRFICGTQDIHKELERKTAEFVGAEDCILYAAAFDANGGVFEPLLNESDAIISDELNHASIIDGIRLCKAKRFRYKHNNMADLEAQLQAASGSRRKLIVTDGAFSMDGTIAQLDKICDLADQYGAMVMVDECHASGFLGKTGRGTPEHCNVLGRIDIITGTYGKALGGASGGFTAARKEIVDMLRQRSRPYLFSNTLAPSIVGASLKVLEILQGSTELRDKLESNTQYFRQAMTAAGFDILPGEHPIVPIMLYDAPLAQEFAARLLQEGIYVIGFFYPVVPQGKARIRVQISAGHEPEHLQKAVEAFTKVGRELGVIPASQTTVA, encoded by the coding sequence ATGTACGGAACCATCCAAGAAGAACTCCGGCAGGAGCTTGACGCCATCAAAGAAGCCGGATTGTATAAATCAGAACGCATTATTGTCTCTCCCCAATCGTCGGTTATTGCCATTCACGATGGACGGGAGGTGCTTAACTTCTGCGCCAACAATTACCTGGGCCTTTCGTCGCACCCCGCCGTTATCGAAGCGGCTCACCAGACCCTGAATAGCCACGGTTTCGGGATGTCGTCGGTCCGGTTTATTTGCGGTACGCAGGATATTCATAAAGAACTGGAACGAAAAACGGCAGAGTTTGTCGGCGCGGAAGATTGCATTCTGTATGCGGCGGCTTTCGACGCGAATGGTGGGGTTTTCGAGCCGCTGCTCAACGAATCTGACGCCATTATTTCGGATGAACTCAACCACGCTTCGATCATCGATGGCATCCGTTTGTGCAAAGCGAAACGTTTCCGGTACAAGCATAACAACATGGCCGATCTGGAGGCGCAACTGCAAGCCGCTTCGGGCAGCCGGCGTAAACTAATTGTTACCGACGGCGCGTTTTCGATGGATGGCACCATTGCCCAACTTGACAAAATTTGCGATTTAGCCGATCAATACGGTGCGATGGTTATGGTGGATGAATGCCACGCCAGCGGTTTTCTGGGTAAAACGGGGCGGGGCACGCCGGAACATTGTAATGTGCTGGGTCGGATCGATATTATTACTGGTACGTACGGAAAAGCCTTAGGCGGTGCGTCGGGTGGCTTTACGGCGGCCCGCAAAGAAATTGTTGACATGCTGCGTCAACGCTCTCGGCCTTATCTTTTCTCGAATACGTTGGCTCCTTCGATTGTCGGCGCTTCGTTGAAGGTGCTGGAAATTCTGCAAGGCTCGACCGAGCTGCGCGACAAACTGGAATCGAACACCCAGTATTTCCGGCAGGCCATGACAGCGGCTGGTTTTGATATTCTGCCCGGTGAGCACCCTATTGTGCCGATTATGCTGTACGACGCGCCACTGGCGCAGGAGTTTGCGGCTCGCCTGTTGCAGGAAGGTATCTACGTCATTGGGTTCTTCTATCCCGTTGTGCCACAGGGCAAAGCCCGGATTCGAGTGCAGATTTCAGCCGGACACGAACCGGAGCATTTGCAAAAAGCCGTCGAAGCCTTTACCAAAGTGGGCCGCGAACTGGGTGTCATTCCAGCCAGCCAAACCACAGTGGCTTAA
- a CDS encoding helix-turn-helix domain-containing protein has translation MRSIELHSDQIQLLRQIIQAVDTPPQLVNRCQCILFHHYGMTVSELVEVFSVHRRTIYNWLNRFEEGGIERLMDQPGRGNKPIAIPEPLFQELKQRAKAVGISKAYREMDQHLEFMASFDTIRRRLKSGN, from the coding sequence ATGCGTTCAATAGAGCTGCATTCTGATCAAATTCAGTTATTGCGACAAATTATCCAGGCAGTTGATACGCCACCCCAACTCGTTAATCGTTGTCAATGTATCTTGTTTCACCATTATGGGATGACTGTCAGTGAGTTAGTTGAAGTATTTTCGGTGCATCGGCGCACAATCTACAACTGGCTTAATCGATTTGAAGAGGGTGGCATAGAACGTCTGATGGACCAGCCAGGCCGGGGAAATAAGCCAATTGCCATTCCGGAGCCTTTATTTCAGGAGCTTAAGCAACGTGCCAAGGCGGTGGGCATTTCCAAAGCCTACCGGGAAATGGACCAGCACCTTGAATTTATGGCTAGTTTTGATACGATTCGAAGAAGACTGAAATCAGGAAATTGA
- a CDS encoding Gfo/Idh/MocA family protein has translation MSISSRRTFLRTAALSTAAVPLLPSLFESANAQTPSALAKVRLAFIGVGARGRGHVQQALYRDDVVITAICDPDPEAISRTNALIAKKGRPAPVAYTKGDEAFLDMLKRDDIDGVVIATPWEWHVPMAVATMKAGKYAGLEVSATVTLKESWDLVNTFEKTGSHCMILENVCYRRDVMAVLNMIRQGLFGEMTYAHCGYQHDLRNIKFNDGKSIGGVGAEFGEKGYSEARWRTQHSVDRNGDLYPTHGLGPVAHWLNINRGNRFMHLTSMATQSRGLHKYVVDKGGPNHPNAKVNFKLGDVVTTMIQCANGENIVIMHDTNSPRPYSLGFRAQGTQGIWMDDGHTIYLEGVSPKPHQWEPFTAYQEKYDHPLWKQHAQTAQNAGHGGIDFFVLRAFIESIKQQVAPPIDVYDAAVWSAISPLSEKSIAEGSKPVEIPDFTRGKWKTNKPIFALNDVY, from the coding sequence ATGTCTATCTCATCCCGCAGAACCTTCCTGCGTACTGCCGCCCTGAGCACGGCTGCCGTACCGCTTTTACCTTCCTTATTTGAGTCTGCCAACGCCCAGACACCCTCCGCCCTAGCGAAAGTTCGGCTGGCTTTTATTGGCGTTGGGGCACGGGGACGTGGCCATGTTCAACAGGCACTTTACCGGGATGATGTTGTTATTACGGCCATTTGCGATCCTGATCCGGAAGCCATCAGCCGTACCAATGCCCTAATTGCGAAAAAAGGCCGCCCGGCTCCGGTAGCTTACACCAAAGGCGACGAAGCGTTTCTGGACATGCTCAAACGCGATGATATCGACGGCGTGGTTATCGCAACGCCCTGGGAATGGCACGTTCCAATGGCCGTTGCCACCATGAAGGCGGGCAAATACGCGGGCCTCGAAGTATCGGCGACCGTGACCCTGAAGGAGTCGTGGGATTTGGTGAATACGTTTGAAAAAACGGGTTCGCACTGCATGATTCTGGAAAATGTCTGCTATCGCCGCGACGTGATGGCCGTCCTGAACATGATTCGTCAGGGTTTGTTTGGCGAGATGACTTACGCGCATTGTGGCTACCAGCACGACCTACGAAACATTAAGTTTAACGACGGAAAATCCATTGGTGGCGTTGGCGCCGAATTTGGCGAAAAAGGCTATTCCGAAGCCCGCTGGCGGACGCAGCACTCCGTGGATCGCAACGGCGATTTATACCCAACTCACGGCCTGGGGCCCGTTGCTCACTGGCTAAACATCAACCGGGGTAATCGTTTTATGCACCTTACTTCCATGGCTACCCAATCGCGCGGCCTGCATAAGTACGTAGTGGACAAAGGCGGCCCCAACCACCCGAATGCGAAGGTGAATTTTAAATTGGGTGACGTAGTAACCACCATGATTCAGTGCGCCAATGGCGAGAATATCGTCATTATGCACGACACCAACTCGCCCCGCCCCTATTCGCTTGGTTTCCGGGCGCAAGGCACGCAAGGCATCTGGATGGACGATGGGCATACTATTTATCTCGAAGGCGTTAGTCCTAAGCCGCACCAATGGGAACCGTTTACGGCCTATCAGGAAAAATACGACCACCCACTCTGGAAACAACACGCCCAAACCGCGCAGAATGCCGGCCACGGTGGTATTGACTTCTTCGTACTGCGCGCCTTTATCGAATCCATTAAACAGCAAGTGGCTCCGCCCATTGACGTATACGACGCCGCTGTTTGGAGCGCCATAAGTCCGTTATCGGAGAAAAGTATTGCTGAGGGGAGTAAGCCTGTCGAGATACCGGATTTCACGCGGGGCAAGTGGAAAACCAACAAGCCAATTTTCGCCCTGAATGACGTGTATTAA
- a CDS encoding acyltransferase family protein, which produces MVFLKNIQSALAKTFQFPDASKRILGLDMLRSLAILMVLLSHGFPLINHCIPGIYRVLLIDGVDLFFVLSGFLIGSIIIRQFVGFTHFTPALILGFWKRRWLRTLPNYYAILLVGLLPVLVLGPVLFNKPIYLKIDVWTKYIIFSQNLLTAHPTFFSVAWSLAVEEWFYLSLPLLLLFFRKIAGPSSPKQYPLMATIASVLLLGLAFRLYKFSQEGTLTLSDWDSQVRKVVVFRLDSLMFGVLGAYTKYYFEPLWKKYRHSSLVAGLLILSLLYQHNQSLTTGPVSLFTYAFLFTVNSGGILLILPFFDQLKSLRPTPGLNVIAKGITTFSIISYSLYLVHDFLILDKIKKVQPYLGVSYFQSTLVSLSIFSLYLVLSVAVSLGLYNWLEKPIMNRREKELLPQEEPALTMPQLIIQLSESENVTLEKAV; this is translated from the coding sequence ATGGTCTTCTTAAAAAATATTCAGTCTGCTCTGGCGAAAACCTTTCAGTTTCCCGATGCCTCCAAGCGAATTCTAGGCCTGGACATGCTCCGAAGCCTGGCTATTTTGATGGTACTGCTTTCGCATGGATTCCCGCTAATTAACCACTGCATCCCGGGCATCTACCGGGTTTTGCTCATCGATGGTGTCGATTTGTTTTTCGTCCTGAGCGGGTTTCTCATCGGGTCTATCATCATTCGGCAATTTGTGGGTTTTACCCACTTTACTCCGGCCCTCATCCTGGGCTTCTGGAAGCGGAGGTGGCTCAGAACCCTGCCTAACTATTATGCCATTCTGCTGGTAGGACTACTGCCGGTGTTGGTGCTGGGACCGGTTTTGTTTAACAAACCGATTTACCTCAAGATCGACGTCTGGACTAAATACATCATCTTCTCGCAAAATCTCTTGACAGCCCATCCCACGTTTTTCAGCGTAGCCTGGAGTCTGGCCGTTGAAGAATGGTTTTATTTGAGCTTGCCCCTGTTGCTGCTTTTCTTCCGTAAAATCGCCGGACCTTCCTCCCCGAAGCAGTATCCATTGATGGCTACCATCGCCTCTGTCTTGCTGCTGGGGCTGGCGTTTCGGTTGTATAAGTTTTCCCAGGAAGGCACCTTGACTCTTTCCGACTGGGATAGCCAGGTCCGCAAGGTCGTTGTTTTTCGCCTTGATTCGCTGATGTTCGGTGTTTTGGGGGCTTACACCAAGTATTATTTTGAGCCATTGTGGAAAAAGTACCGGCACTCTAGTCTGGTTGCTGGGCTTCTTATCCTCAGCCTGCTGTACCAACACAATCAGTCGTTAACTACTGGGCCAGTCAGCTTGTTCACCTATGCTTTTCTCTTCACCGTTAACAGCGGGGGCATTTTGCTTATCCTGCCTTTCTTTGACCAGCTAAAATCGCTACGACCGACCCCGGGCCTGAATGTGATCGCCAAAGGCATTACTACCTTCAGCATCATTTCGTATTCGCTTTATCTGGTGCATGACTTTCTGATTTTAGACAAGATCAAAAAAGTGCAGCCATATCTGGGGGTGTCTTATTTTCAGAGCACCCTTGTTAGTTTAAGTATCTTTTCGCTCTATCTGGTTCTTTCGGTGGCCGTATCGCTGGGGCTTTATAACTGGCTGGAAAAACCCATCATGAACCGGCGCGAAAAGGAGTTATTACCTCAGGAGGAGCCCGCCCTTACTATGCCTCAATTGATTATCCAACTATCCGAATCCGAAAACGTCACCCTCGAAAAAGCGGTCTAG
- a CDS encoding mevalonate kinase family protein: MNSTFSPHFPVSISTPGRICLFGEHQDYLGLPVIAAAISRRISIVAEPITTPEVRLLLPDIDAKERFPLTPLPLPYQHERDYFRSAINVLFREGFRFSNGIKGEVSGNIPINAGTSSSSALLITWLNVLAQLADEPQELTPKRLAELAYKAEVLEFGEPGGMMDHYATAVGGVIYLESKPTIHVETFQPKLGAFVLGDSLEPKDTIGVLKHVKLGMLQAMNKISQFDPSFSLHTFPQNAADTYQHLLTQAEFSLFKGNLSDRDVLREALAMFRQGRIDHHSLGNLLNTHQTSLRDAKLVSTPKIDRMIDEALRAGAYGGKINGSGGGGCMFAYAPENPEVVAEAIERAGGKAYIIWVDQGTIMHSNTVPGLIS, translated from the coding sequence ATGAATTCCACCTTTTCGCCTCATTTCCCGGTATCGATTTCCACGCCTGGCCGCATCTGCCTTTTTGGTGAACATCAGGATTACCTGGGTCTGCCGGTTATTGCCGCTGCGATATCGCGTCGCATTTCGATTGTTGCCGAGCCAATTACAACGCCCGAAGTACGGCTGCTTTTACCGGATATTGACGCCAAAGAACGCTTTCCGCTGACGCCTCTCCCCCTGCCTTACCAACACGAGCGCGACTATTTTCGCAGTGCAATCAATGTACTTTTTCGGGAAGGGTTCCGCTTTTCAAATGGGATTAAAGGCGAGGTAAGCGGAAATATTCCAATCAATGCCGGGACTTCCAGCTCGTCGGCGTTGCTAATTACCTGGCTGAATGTTTTAGCGCAATTGGCCGATGAGCCTCAGGAACTGACACCCAAAAGGCTGGCGGAGCTGGCCTATAAAGCTGAAGTTCTGGAATTTGGTGAGCCAGGCGGCATGATGGACCACTACGCAACGGCGGTAGGCGGTGTTATTTATCTGGAATCGAAACCTACTATCCATGTCGAAACGTTTCAGCCGAAGCTAGGGGCTTTCGTATTGGGCGACTCGCTCGAACCGAAAGATACCATCGGGGTTCTAAAACACGTCAAACTGGGCATGTTGCAGGCCATGAATAAGATCAGCCAGTTCGACCCTTCCTTTTCGCTCCACACGTTTCCCCAGAATGCGGCAGATACGTATCAGCATTTGCTAACCCAGGCGGAGTTTTCGCTCTTCAAAGGCAACCTCTCCGACCGGGATGTTCTGCGGGAGGCGCTGGCCATGTTCCGGCAAGGGCGCATCGATCACCATTCCTTGGGCAATCTGCTTAACACCCACCAGACCAGCCTTCGGGATGCCAAGCTGGTTTCTACGCCTAAAATTGACCGCATGATCGACGAAGCGCTCCGGGCTGGTGCCTACGGCGGCAAAATCAACGGTTCCGGCGGTGGTGGCTGTATGTTCGCCTACGCTCCCGAAAATCCAGAGGTGGTTGCCGAAGCCATCGAACGGGCGGGCGGCAAAGCCTATATCATCTGGGTCGATCAGGGAACGATTATGCACTCGAACACAGTACCCGGATTAATTAGTTAA
- a CDS encoding Lrp/AsnC family transcriptional regulator, which translates to MEQIDEIDKKLLRLLQEDAKLTTKELASRLGLTLSPIYERIKRLETLGYIKQYIAVLDKNLLGQPITTFCQVSMRHHDKAFIDKFEEEIKKLEEVQECYHMAGQVDFLLKIHVASLDEYHNFVKYKLSEIENIGTLNSTFVLKEIKHNLGYPIN; encoded by the coding sequence ATGGAGCAGATTGACGAAATTGATAAAAAGCTACTCAGATTGTTGCAGGAAGATGCAAAGCTGACCACTAAAGAACTGGCCTCCCGACTTGGCTTAACGCTCTCGCCGATTTATGAGCGAATCAAGCGGCTGGAAACGCTCGGGTACATCAAACAGTACATTGCCGTGCTGGACAAAAACCTGCTTGGCCAGCCGATTACCACCTTTTGCCAAGTTTCCATGCGCCATCATGACAAGGCATTTATTGATAAATTCGAAGAGGAAATAAAAAAACTGGAAGAAGTTCAGGAGTGTTACCACATGGCCGGCCAAGTTGATTTTCTCCTTAAAATTCACGTTGCCAGCCTGGACGAATACCACAACTTTGTCAAATACAAGCTGTCAGAGATAGAAAATATCGGTACGCTGAACAGCACGTTTGTATTAAAAGAAATCAAGCATAACTTAGGTTATCCGATCAATTAA